GTAGCCCAGGTTGATCACTTCGATCCTGCGCCCGTTGACCTCTCGCAGCGTTTCTCCCAACTGCAATGGATAGTGCGTACTGTCCGATCGCCAGGCCGGCAGGTTCTCCGTAGTCGAACCACCGAAACAGACGATGCGAAAAACACCGTCTTCCTTTGCGAAAGGAAAGAGCTTTCCATAGCGATCGCGGATGAAGCGTTCCCCCTCGACTTCCTTGTACAGGTCGAAGCCAAAGGTGCGGAAGGGTCGCATGGGCGAGTAGTCGGACTTCAGCGCATTTCGATGGGAGGAAAAGAAGCCGTAGCCACCAAAAGCATCGCGAGTGCGGATGCCGACTTCCAGTAATAGAAGAACCGCGATCAGGGCGAAGAGAAGAGCCGACATTGCCATGCGGAAAGACGAGCGTTCCTTGCTCACGAAACCCCCTAGTCGAGTTCGTAAATCTGCTGCCAGTCTTCCTGGTCCGACCAGTCCGGCTGCTCGCTCTTGTCGAAGAGGTAGTCGCCGATAACCAGATAGTCCATTTCCGTGCGCATGAAGCACTTGTAGGCATCTTCGGGAGTGCAGACAATCGGCTCCCCGCGCACATTGAAGCTGGTGTTCACGAGCAGGCCGTAACCTGTGCGCTCCTTGAAAGCCTCGATCAGTTTCCAGTAGCGCTCATTGGTTTCCCGGTGAACGGTCTGAATCCGCGCCGAGTAGTCGATATGCGTTACCGCAGGAATGTCCGAGCGCAGGAAATACAGTCGTTCATAGAGACCCTTGTCGGCATACTCCGGCGGATACTCGTTCACGCGCTTTGCTCGCACGGGAACCACCAGTTGCATGTAGGGCGAACTCGAGCGCTCCAGCTCGAAGTACTCGTTTACATCCTCAATCATGACCGAAGGAGCAAAGGGACGAAACCCCTCGCGGTACTTGATCTTGAGGTTCAGGCGCTTCTGCATTTCGGGATGCCGGGAGTCGCCGAGAATGCTGCGGTTGCCCAAGGCGCGGGGACCCCACTCCATCCTGCCCTGAAACCAACCGACTATCTTGCCTTCATCCAGCAGGGCGGACACATCGGAGATCATCCGGTCAAAGTCCGGGTAGTGTTTCATCGGAGTGTTGTTCCCGTACTTGCGGCTCATCCGGTGAACATCCTCGTCATGAAATCCGGGACCGAGATAGGAACCCTGCATCTCGTCCTGCCCGTCTTTGCCTTGCACCCTCTCCGCACCCGCCCAGGCATAGTAGGCCGAATAGGCGGCCCCGAGGGCACCACCGGCATCTCCCGCAGCAGGCTGTATCCAGAGATCATCGAACTCGCCGCTGCGAAGCAGTTTTCCATTGGCGACACAGTTGAGGGCAACACCGCCGGCCAGAACCAGATTCCTTGAACCCGTCAAGTCTCTGGCTGTCAACGCAAGACGCATGACCACTTCCTCGGTCACCTGCTGAATGGCCATGGCCATATCCATGTAGGGCTGGCTGATGTCCGACTCGGAGGGCCGAGGCGGAATGCCGAAGAGCCGGGTCCAGCGATCATCACGGCACATTTTCAGGCCGGTCGCATAGTCGAAGTAATCCATGTTCAGCAACAGAGAGCCGTCGTCTTTCAGGTCCACCAACTCATCGAGAATCTTCTCCCGGAACTCCGCAACCCGGTCCTCGCCGTAGCCACCATAGGGAGCAAGACCCATCAGTTTGTACTCGCCACTGTTCACGCGGAAACCGCAATAGTAGGTAAAGGCCGAGTAGAGAAGACCCAGAGAATGCGGGAAGGCCAACTCGCGGAGAATGCGAATCTCACTTCCCTTGCCGTGAGCAATTGTGGTCGTGGCCCACTCGCCCACTCCGTCCACGGTCAGGATTGCCGCTTCCTTGAAAG
Above is a window of Candidatus Krumholzibacteriia bacterium DNA encoding:
- a CDS encoding carbamoyltransferase codes for the protein MARAILGISAYYHDSAAALLLDGKIIAAAHEERFTRKKQDANFPENAIRYVLSEAGLKVSDLSAIAFYDKPYLKFERLLETYHAFAPLGLRSFLSAIPVWIKEKLFMKKMLWDSLREIEGGDFAKKPPLLFPEHHLSHAASVFYPSPFKEAAILTVDGVGEWATTTIAHGKGSEIRILRELAFPHSLGLLYSAFTYYCGFRVNSGEYKLMGLAPYGGYGEDRVAEFREKILDELVDLKDDGSLLLNMDYFDYATGLKMCRDDRWTRLFGIPPRPSESDISQPYMDMAMAIQQVTEEVVMRLALTARDLTGSRNLVLAGGVALNCVANGKLLRSGEFDDLWIQPAAGDAGGALGAAYSAYYAWAGAERVQGKDGQDEMQGSYLGPGFHDEDVHRMSRKYGNNTPMKHYPDFDRMISDVSALLDEGKIVGWFQGRMEWGPRALGNRSILGDSRHPEMQKRLNLKIKYREGFRPFAPSVMIEDVNEYFELERSSSPYMQLVVPVRAKRVNEYPPEYADKGLYERLYFLRSDIPAVTHIDYSARIQTVHRETNERYWKLIEAFKERTGYGLLVNTSFNVRGEPIVCTPEDAYKCFMRTEMDYLVIGDYLFDKSEQPDWSDQEDWQQIYELD